One region of Triticum aestivum cultivar Chinese Spring chromosome 6B, IWGSC CS RefSeq v2.1, whole genome shotgun sequence genomic DNA includes:
- the LOC123133449 gene encoding histone H4, whose amino-acid sequence MSGRGKGGKGLGKGGAKRHRKVLRDNIQGITKPAIRRLARRGGVKRISGLIYEETRGVLKIFLENVIRDAVTYTEHARRKTVTAMDVVYALKRQGRTLYGFGG is encoded by the coding sequence ATGTCGGGCCGCGGCAAGGGCGGGAAGGGGCTGGGCAAGGGCGGCGCCAAGCGCCACCGGAAGGTGCTGCGGGACAACATCCAGGGCATCACCAAGCCGGCCATCCGGCGGCTGGCCCGGCGCGGCGGCGTGAAGCGCATCTCGgggctcatctacgaggagacccgcggcgtgctcaagatcttcctcgagaacgTCATCCGCGACGCCGTCACCTACACCGAGCACGCCCGCCGCAAGACCGTCACCGCCATGGATGTCGTCTACGCGCTCAAGCGCCAGGGCCGCACCCTCTACGGATTCGGCGGCTAG